The Lytechinus pictus isolate F3 Inbred chromosome 17, Lp3.0, whole genome shotgun sequence genome contains a region encoding:
- the LOC135157318 gene encoding uncharacterized protein LOC135157318, producing MTNLTSPPTTPTNNQSTSPSVIINMTSLDPIGSTAGVGPVSESNQDDLKTRLVGEDGSQGEGRVEGYSQGVWGAWDFWSWDTDDAHDDQIPRIRFTSIPLGAWDPEDKMVEIYIDGDWKPLCHTHTSMYTSSLDVICRTVGLMLYRVLQSIPNNNVKKEGVALDCPPAAMNLSQCDSSLEVCEHVTGASCISGEVTLT from the exons ATGACAAACTTAACGTCTCCTCCGACCACACCTACCAACAACCAATCCACTTCCCCATCGGTCATTATCAATATGACGAGTCTTGATCCCATTGGATCCACGGCAGGGGTTGGCCCAGTAAGCGAGTCAAACCAAG atgATCTGAAGACCCGGTTGGTTGGGGAAGATGGATCCCAAGGTGAAGGAAGAGTGGAGGGTTACTCCCAAGGTGTTTGGGGTGCATGGGATTTTTGGAGCTGGGATACAGATGACGCGCATGATG ATCAAATACCAAGAATCCGTTTCACAAGTATCCCTCTTGGTGCATGGGATCCCGAGGATAAAATGGTTGAAATCTACATAGATGGGGATTGGAAGCCTCTttgccacacacacacatcaatGTACACCTCCAGTTTAGATGTAATCTGCAGAACCGTTGGATTGATGCTTTATCGAGTACTGCAATCCATTCCCAATAACAACGTGAAGAAGGAGGGTGTGGCTCTTGATTGCCCTCCCGCTGCCATGAACTTGTCACAGTGCGATTCTTCTTTGGAGGTTTGTGAACATGTCACGGGTGCTTCATGCATTTCAGGTGAGGTCACTCTCACATAA